A window of the Labeo rohita strain BAU-BD-2019 unplaced genomic scaffold, IGBB_LRoh.1.0 scaffold_639, whole genome shotgun sequence genome harbors these coding sequences:
- the LOC127161403 gene encoding uncharacterized protein LOC127161403: MASESFRQFKEWLEAAKTMADELEAQKTTKKRKQKGTQDCNVSWRNRDQHGNIIPRVNKKNRSVKPAGTREHAEVEESPQEVPSPQEVPSLDQCLQRLKNLLNSVNVSASDEIEGAPTMSVWTKRQVTSEKKFRAAFPEILNCMLAAETVTQHCCQQCKAVDAVVRCLECVPSGCQFFCSTCDSEIHRKHVFHDREAIIDGFFKPIPPTSLVVIDESGQYQLRKQVCMLPIPPPMQICSCGPSQAFTVIPGKQTVLVTINGSYNLCLPSICCPFCSCKWTPGISDLLEYKYWPATTSCQMLFKFDVFTSFEQMKLASPALSQQAFLRMLEHRSLCTGRASCICGDTFHRVFREFAFCNFKKEDLCLTEPFKCPACTPDMLAISADGNRKHYRFKKSKGTDEPSLFDGLFIAQDAKVSAFVEQIRSQMISRTGQDVCGPATFTAGREISQKSRAKVDEEGLEIAVCRHGVLLQALNHYRGEIYAYPMFLQKELAQAANATFFCTDIACRYWPYLERMAEKLPELQPLTMMKPFLSVMHAKAHTGKCEVRWGGRNQVGAGNTVGEEVEQVNSFLSRAALTTKYMTKSGRADMITMLAIRWNHRKMENLHTTLAKRFFKTTQRAEMEAANLESLKQEFSISVEDVDRWVCDVRHWAATEKHSSDSSQEELQREIDEIIYSIRRKKQDL; the protein is encoded by the exons ATGGCATCAGAGTCATTCAGACAGTTTAAAGAATGGCTGGAGGCAGCAAAAACCATGGCAGATGAGTTGGAAGcccaaaaa actacaaaaaaaagaaaacaaaagggaACTCAAGACTGCAATGTTTCCTGGAGGAATAGAGACCAGCATGGGAACATCATACCACGTGTTAATAAGAAGAATCGATCTG TTAAACCCGCTGGCACAAGGGAGCATGCAGAAGTTGAGGAGAGTCCACAAGAGGTCCCGAGTCCACAAGAGGTCCCAAGTCTTG atcaaTGTCTTCAGAGACTGAAGAACCTACTAAATTCTGTTAATGTCTCTGCATCAGATGAAATAGAAGGGGCACCCACTATGTCTGTATGGACCAAAAGACAGGTCACgtctgaaaaaaaatttaggGCTGCATTTCCAGAGATCTTAAATTGCATGCTGGCTGCAGAGACTGTAACACAGCATTGCTGTCAACAGTGCAAAGCTGTTGACGCTGTTGTCCGGTGTCTAGAGTGTGTTCCATCAGGGTGTCAGTTTTTTTGTTCGACATGTGACTCTGAGATCCACAGAAAGCATGTGTTCCATGACAGAGAAGCCATTATTGATGGTTTTTTCAAGCCTATTCCACCAACATCCTTAGTGGTGATTGATGAGAGTGGCCAGTATCAACTCCGCAAACAAG TGTGTATGCTTCCTATTCCTCCACCAATGCAAATTTGCTCCTGTGGTCCAAGCCAAGCTTTCACAGTCATCCCAGGAAAGCAGACTGTCTTGGTGACTATCAACG gttCATACAACCTGTGCCTGCCTAGTATATGCTGTCCATTTTGTTCTTGCAAGTGGACTCCTGGGATTAGTGACTTGCTTGAATATAAATACTGGCCAGCAACCACCAGCTGCCAAATGCTGTTCAAGTTTGATGTGTTCACATCATTTGAGCAGATGAAATTGGCTAGCCCAGCTTTATCCCAACAAGCATTTCTCAGAATGCTTGAACATCGATCACTTTGCACTGGTCGG gcgagTTGTATTTGTGGTGATACCTTCCATAGAGTCTTTCGAGAGTTTGCGTTCTGCAATTTTAAGAAAGAAGATCTGTGCCTGACGGAACCCTTTAAATGCCCAGCATGTACACCAGACATGCTGGCTATATCTGCAGATGGTAATAGAAAACATTACCGGTTCAAGAAGTCCAAAGG GACAGATGAACCATCTCTTTTTGATGGACTGTTCATTGCACAAGATGCCAAAGTATCTGCCTTTGTTGAACAAATTAGAAGCCAGATGATTAGT AGGACAGGTCAAGATGTCTGTGGGCCTGCAACATTTACAGCAGGCAGAGAAATATCACAGAAGTCCAGGGCCAAGGTGGATGAAGAGGGCCTTGAAATAGCTGTGTGCAGACATGGAGTCTTGCTGCAAGCTTTGAATCACTACCGTGGAGAAATATATGCCTACCCAATGTTCCTGCAAAAGGAGCTGGCACAAGCTGCAAATGCAACATTCTTTTGTACAGACATTGCTTGCAG GTACTGGCCTTATTTGGAGAGGATGGCAGAGAAGTTGCCTGAGCTCCAGCCACTTACCATGATGAAGCCATTTCTGTCTGTAATGCATGCTAAGGCTCACACTGGCAAATGTGAG GTAAGGTGGGGCGGCAGAAATCAGGTTGGTGCAGGAAATACTGTTGGTGAAGAGGTGGAACAGGTCAATAGCTTCCTTTCAAGGGCAGCTCTTACTACAAAATACATGACCAAGTCAG gcaGAGCGGATATGATAACCATGCTTGCCATTAGATGGAACCATAGGAAGATGGAGAATCTCCATACGACACTAGCGAAAAGATTTTTCAAA actACACAGAGAGCAGAAATGGAAGCAGCCAATCTTGAGAGTCTTAAACAGGAGTTTAGCATCTCTGTGGAAGATGTGGATCGGTGGGTGTGTGATGTCAGGCACTGGGCTGCCACTG AGAAACACAGTTCTGACAGTAGCCAGGAAGAACTCCAGAGAGAAATCGATGAGATTATTTATTCCATACGAAGAAAGAAGCAAGATCTGTAA
- the LOC127161402 gene encoding uncharacterized protein LOC127161402 translates to METEDAQDAFVTIKRLYESLLNVAIAEKATSRVGETPAPNSKQTETPPIHNTADPASESTPLLPCNVDNSEKAASSTVETPATTSKQTETPPIDNTADPASESTPLLPPESETPASSSLASPISFTNSLSLSVAPSVSTLTQSVLKFSQPSPISSSLASPLPPASILSASSKLNPVSTELGSPDTVSYAQKKRQIKRKTEPKECPIHKDSTSFPYKKILRKRIREGHAEVLVQWHPCSGWYVCYLRCTIPDVVKQPARKEERPSMSGAFFSHIKYKPDSQEQRIKEEAIAKWVAQTAHPPRTVEDEEFINMMEKIDKRLTVPKKTKITNLVDQMYLAEKCLLFQCSGQ, encoded by the exons ATGGAAACAGAAGATGCACAGGATGCATTTGTCACAATAAAGAGGTTATATGAAAGTCTTCTGAATG TGGCTATTGCAGAGAAAGCAACAAGCAGAGTGGGAGAGACTCCAGCACCAAACAGCAAACAGACAGAGACTCCACCAATACACAACACAGCAGACCCGGCATCAGAGTCAACACCTCTGCTCCCCTGTAATG tgGATAACTCAGAGAAAGCAGCAAGCAGCACGGTCGAGACTCCAGCAACAACCAGCAAACAGACAGAGACTCCACCAATAGACAACACAGCAGACCCAGCATCAGAGTCAACACCTCTGCTCCCCCCTGAGTCTGAAACTCCTGCATCTTCCTCCTTGGCTTCTCCTATTTCTTTCACAAACTCCTTGTCGTTATCTGTTGCTCCTTCAGTCTCCACCCTGACTCAGTCTGTTTTGAAGTTCTCTCAACCCAGTCCTATATCTTCTTCCCTGGCTTCTCCTCTGCCACCAGCCTCTATCCTTTCTGCTTCTTCTAAACTCAATCCTGTGTCCACTGAGCTAGGCAGTCCAGACACAGTGTCTTacgcacaaaaaaaaagacaaataaagagGAAAACAGAACCTAAAG AGTGCCCCATTCATAAAGACTCCACCAGTTTCCCCTACAAAAAAATTTTGAGGAAGAGAATCAGGGag GGCCATGCAGAAGTTTTGGTGCAGTGGCATCCTTGCTCTGGATGGTATGTTTGTTATCTGAGGTGTACT ATTCCAGATGTGGTCAAGCAACCAGCCAGGAAAGAGGAGAGGCCATCTATGTCAGGTGCATTCTTTTCTCACATCAAGTACAAGCCAGACTCCCAGGAACAACGCATTAAAGAGGAGGCTATAGCTAAATGGGTAGCTCAGACAGCCCACCCTCCACGGACAGTAGAAGATGAGGAATTCATCAACATGATGGAGAAAATAGATAAAAGACTGACTGTGCCAAAAAAGACCAAAATTACAAATCTAGTGGACCAAATGTACCTAGCTGAAAAG TGCTTGCTATTTCAATGTTCAGGACAGTAA